The Halalkalicoccus sp. NIPERK01 genome window below encodes:
- a CDS encoding succinylglutamate desuccinylase/aspartoacylase family protein: MAGTDRETGVYEVDGSAEGPTAVLIGGMHGNEINGYRVAAAATDWGIDAGRLVVVPLANIVAIERNAREGPGGDLNRQFPGGRDLETDLARAIWGVVEDADPDVVIDLHRSRGLFETHPRWVGQAIFPTRAGGAVEDAEHVIDAMNDRYVPSTMRFHRFAMGNVQDDDRDSGLLVQKVHLELGVAGFLAELTEFLLDLETQLRWTTAITELLLERHGIRRIA, encoded by the coding sequence ATGGCGGGAACCGACCGTGAGACCGGGGTCTACGAGGTCGACGGGTCGGCGGAGGGGCCGACGGCGGTACTCATCGGCGGGATGCACGGCAACGAGATCAACGGCTATCGGGTCGCGGCCGCCGCCACCGACTGGGGGATCGACGCGGGCCGATTGGTCGTCGTTCCGCTCGCCAATATCGTCGCCATCGAGCGAAACGCCCGCGAAGGGCCTGGCGGCGATCTCAATCGGCAGTTCCCCGGCGGACGGGACCTCGAGACCGACCTCGCTCGTGCGATCTGGGGCGTCGTCGAGGACGCCGACCCTGACGTCGTCATCGACCTCCATCGGTCCCGCGGCCTGTTCGAGACGCACCCTCGATGGGTGGGCCAGGCGATCTTCCCGACACGAGCGGGCGGGGCGGTCGAGGACGCGGAACACGTCATCGACGCCATGAACGACCGCTACGTTCCCTCGACGATGCGCTTTCACCGGTTCGCCATGGGGAACGTCCAGGACGACGACCGGGACTCCGGACTCCTCGTCCAGAAGGTCCACCTCGAGTTGGGCGTCGCGGGCTTCCTCGCCGAACTGACGGAGTTCCTGCTCGATCTCGAGACGCAACTCCGGTGGACCACCGCGATAACCGAACTGCTTCTCGAGCGCCACGGTATCCGACGGATCGCATGA
- a CDS encoding glycosyl hydrolase: MDRRRFLGLTAGTGIALAGCTADEGVEGVKPAENDTDAEGEPPADDSEGKKPEPEGGDGHPYTHYDLDVRDERPGGHPVWIDRNGRIYGRSGPRVLVSDDWWETTETLYSFEEEGTKEEYVQMVVVPDSGRVIAATGGRGTVGGKIHLIDEDFEGSEALYQFEYGRMSNEFGHAVHEDIVVISTYGLSDFDANRHANEVILSTDGGRSFELVLEPELVTEDAANHHVHDVEYDPYAERIWVAVGDHGNSQIYWSDDLGDSWEELDERGRVTMITQIAAFENCVAFGTDGVPEGIIRWERKGPDDAPNGVGDLVRPHVEIVTDPDDDVMELYARRRWHVREDDGRELCLMPFGYSTMHETAADSVVLASVDGDEWYELHRTETREILLSNVMGPLSMDGDRRTLVSDSFQAEGYQIDATVPKFWD, from the coding sequence ATGGATAGGAGACGGTTTCTCGGATTGACGGCGGGAACGGGCATCGCGCTCGCGGGCTGTACGGCAGACGAGGGGGTAGAGGGCGTGAAGCCCGCCGAGAACGACACGGACGCCGAGGGAGAGCCACCGGCGGACGATTCCGAGGGGAAGAAACCGGAGCCGGAGGGCGGCGACGGCCATCCGTACACGCACTACGACCTCGATGTTCGCGACGAGCGACCGGGGGGCCACCCCGTCTGGATCGATCGGAACGGGCGCATCTACGGGCGCAGCGGCCCTCGCGTGCTGGTCAGCGACGACTGGTGGGAGACGACCGAGACGCTGTACTCCTTCGAGGAGGAGGGGACCAAAGAGGAGTACGTCCAGATGGTCGTCGTCCCCGACAGCGGGCGCGTGATCGCCGCGACCGGTGGTCGGGGTACGGTCGGCGGAAAGATCCACCTGATCGACGAGGATTTCGAGGGCTCCGAGGCGCTCTACCAGTTCGAGTACGGCCGGATGTCGAACGAGTTCGGCCACGCCGTCCACGAGGACATCGTCGTCATCTCAACGTACGGGCTCTCGGACTTCGACGCGAACAGGCACGCCAACGAGGTGATCCTCTCGACCGATGGCGGGCGATCGTTCGAACTCGTCCTCGAACCCGAACTGGTCACCGAGGACGCGGCGAACCACCACGTCCACGACGTGGAGTACGACCCCTACGCCGAGCGTATCTGGGTCGCCGTCGGCGATCACGGCAACTCGCAGATCTACTGGAGCGACGATCTGGGCGACTCGTGGGAGGAACTCGACGAGCGGGGTCGCGTGACGATGATCACACAGATCGCCGCCTTCGAGAACTGCGTCGCCTTCGGCACCGACGGCGTCCCGGAGGGGATCATCCGCTGGGAACGGAAGGGGCCGGACGACGCCCCGAACGGCGTCGGCGACCTCGTCCGTCCGCACGTCGAGATCGTGACCGATCCCGACGACGACGTCATGGAACTGTACGCCCGGCGGCGCTGGCACGTCCGCGAGGACGACGGACGCGAGCTGTGTCTCATGCCGTTTGGCTACTCGACCATGCACGAGACCGCGGCGGATTCGGTCGTGCTCGCGAGCGTCGACGGCGACGAGTGGTACGAACTCCACCGAACCGAGACCCGAGAGATCCTGCTGTCGAACGTCATGGGGCCGCTGTCGATGGACGGCGACCGGCGAACGCTCGTCTCAGATAGTTTCCAAGCCGAGGGGTACCAGATCGACGCGACGGTCCCGAAGTTCTGGGACTGA
- a CDS encoding NAD(P)/FAD-dependent oxidoreductase, translating into MTLATVPRYESTQPDTDGGHAVVVGASIAGLCTARILADAFDEVTVIDRDPLPDEPVARRSVPQARQIHILWEAGRTTLEDLFPGYSEDLLAAGGVAIDGQHDLYTYGQGDFLAAGSKPFPLYAATRPLYEQVLRRHVSRLDAVQLWDRCQCVDYLVDDAATAVTGVAIRNEDAGRAELSTDLVVDATGRTSRTPVWLENHDYTPPVMDEVHINVAYSTTFIERPTDDARMIGVLAEAPRTRGGAVLPVEGDRWLVNLHGVHGDHPPTDTAGFEDFAGSLPTPELKHLLDEHPWVSEEIHHYPFQSNRRHRYEDLDRFPNGLVVVGDAIASFNPIYGQGMSVAALEALVLHHVLATDGREALALRFFARVAEVVDTAWMMAIGADFGFPQTRGPKPRGTALFDWYLSRLFRRAHTDGALTDAFTSVLSMQQPPTVLFRPRILWRVLGPARSGSSLQSRTPSQGDVTDHDEGDEADFAAKRKP; encoded by the coding sequence ATGACCTTGGCAACCGTCCCACGATACGAGAGTACCCAGCCCGACACGGACGGGGGACATGCAGTAGTGGTCGGCGCGAGCATCGCTGGTCTGTGCACGGCCCGAATCCTGGCAGACGCGTTCGACGAGGTCACGGTCATCGATCGGGACCCGCTACCTGACGAGCCGGTTGCACGCCGGAGCGTACCTCAGGCCCGTCAAATCCACATCCTCTGGGAGGCCGGGCGGACCACGTTGGAGGACCTGTTCCCGGGTTACAGCGAGGACCTGCTCGCCGCTGGTGGCGTGGCGATCGACGGCCAACACGACCTCTACACCTACGGTCAGGGCGACTTCCTCGCCGCCGGATCGAAGCCGTTTCCGCTCTACGCAGCAACCCGACCGCTCTACGAACAGGTGCTCAGACGGCACGTCTCCCGGCTCGATGCCGTCCAGCTATGGGATCGCTGTCAATGCGTCGACTACCTGGTCGACGACGCAGCGACCGCCGTGACCGGTGTGGCGATCCGGAACGAAGACGCCGGGCGAGCGGAGCTTTCCACCGACCTCGTCGTCGATGCCACCGGCCGGACGAGCCGGACGCCGGTCTGGCTGGAGAATCACGACTACACGCCGCCCGTCATGGATGAGGTGCACATCAACGTGGCCTACAGCACTACCTTCATCGAGCGACCCACCGATGATGCTCGGATGATCGGTGTGCTGGCCGAGGCGCCCCGCACTCGGGGTGGCGCGGTGTTACCCGTCGAAGGGGATCGGTGGTTGGTGAACCTACACGGCGTTCACGGCGATCATCCGCCGACGGATACGGCGGGATTCGAAGACTTCGCCGGGAGCCTTCCCACTCCCGAACTGAAACACCTCCTCGATGAACACCCGTGGGTCTCCGAGGAGATCCACCACTACCCGTTCCAATCCAACCGCCGGCATCGCTACGAGGATCTCGATCGGTTCCCGAATGGATTGGTCGTCGTCGGCGATGCGATCGCCAGTTTCAACCCGATCTACGGCCAGGGTATGTCGGTGGCGGCGCTCGAAGCGCTGGTGCTTCACCACGTCCTTGCGACGGACGGCCGCGAGGCGCTCGCGCTCCGCTTTTTCGCTCGTGTCGCAGAGGTCGTCGACACTGCATGGATGATGGCGATCGGAGCCGACTTCGGTTTCCCCCAGACCCGTGGCCCCAAGCCACGCGGAACTGCTCTTTTCGATTGGTATCTGTCCCGCCTGTTCCGCAGGGCCCACACCGATGGAGCGCTGACTGATGCCTTTACCAGCGTCCTCTCGATGCAGCAGCCACCAACCGTCTTGTTTCGCCCGCGAATCCTGTGGCGCGTGCTCGGCCCGGCCCGTAGCGGATCGAGCCTGCAGTCACGAACCCCTTCTCAAGGTGACGTTACCGATCACGACGAAGGCGATGAGGCCGATTTCGCCGCGAAGCGAAAGCCGTAA
- a CDS encoding SDR family NAD(P)-dependent oxidoreductase: MDGTADDSVVLLTGGTSGIGAVAARELARTGATVALVGRDERRGRRLADETTASTPGTVRFHGVDLATRDAVRRLATDVASAYDRLDVLAHNAGLSTDERTITDDGVELTFAVNHLAPYLLTHELLDLLRASAPARVVVTASAVHRRGELAFDDLRMERGYSAIDAYARSKLANVAFTLELADRLGGDDADVVANCFHPGFVPSTRLFRDAGLRTRLFARIAAAVPGIGTTPEAGADRLVELATAPAYGTRSGRYVGADGPETPAQSATDPEFRERLWRVSADLVGIDPDWPS, encoded by the coding sequence ATGGACGGCACTGCGGACGACAGTGTGGTACTGTTGACGGGCGGGACGAGCGGCATCGGCGCCGTCGCCGCCCGCGAACTCGCGCGGACCGGCGCGACGGTCGCGCTCGTCGGCCGTGACGAACGGCGGGGCCGACGGCTCGCGGACGAGACGACCGCCTCGACGCCGGGGACGGTTCGCTTTCACGGGGTCGACCTGGCGACTCGGGACGCGGTGCGACGGCTGGCCACCGACGTCGCGAGCGCGTACGACCGACTCGACGTGCTCGCACACAACGCCGGGCTCTCGACGGACGAACGGACGATCACCGACGACGGGGTCGAACTGACGTTCGCCGTCAACCACCTCGCGCCGTACCTGCTCACGCACGAACTCCTGGACCTCCTTCGCGCGTCGGCGCCCGCCCGCGTCGTCGTCACCGCCTCCGCGGTTCACCGGCGAGGGGAACTGGCGTTCGACGACCTCCGGATGGAGCGCGGGTACAGCGCGATCGACGCCTACGCGCGATCGAAACTCGCGAACGTCGCCTTCACCCTCGAACTCGCCGACCGACTCGGGGGCGACGACGCCGACGTCGTCGCGAACTGCTTCCATCCGGGATTCGTCCCGTCGACGCGCCTGTTCCGGGACGCGGGCCTCCGAACGCGGCTGTTCGCCCGGATCGCCGCGGCGGTTCCCGGGATCGGTACGACCCCCGAGGCGGGCGCGGACCGCCTCGTCGAACTGGCGACGGCGCCCGCCTACGGGACCCGTTCGGGGCGCTACGTTGGGGCGGACGGTCCCGAAACGCCCGCGCAGAGCGCGACCGATCCCGAGTTCCGGGAGCGCCTCTGGCGGGTCAGCGCCGACCTCGTCGGGATCGACCCCGACTGGCCGTCGTAG
- a CDS encoding PQQ-binding-like beta-propeller repeat protein produces the protein MGTTSIHHVLEMHPSRRDVLRATGAITAGSFLAPTAAARPESGSVPGFHREPSAEGSWPQQRYSGAHTGYHPTATGPKTGLEERWRFDVRPRVGPVVDDDSVYLVGESSDPDEHHDVLYALEAADGGVRWAVDLEERTNALALDARRLYAGGDSLRAYSRADGTVEWTFPIETGGPSEDGGLALAGRRLYVTDEETVYGVNTVSGVVVWRRPLGGRLTPPAVCGNCVYVGRVAGDRGLDRTVFALGARTGRVRWEHDLVPPSASEANLVGPPVVANGRVYLRTTAGGEEDIFRTPIYGLVSLDRATGGDERPITRTYAGFDLHPIAAGGGRIYTTAVDFTSVSGIAVRDADGTGGWTIHGDDGDVHVSTAPTVAGGVLYVGSDSSRFGILTDGLYAIDAATGAVLSTLDLAVIAAPVVVDGTVYARSEQALHAIGEPAAGEA, from the coding sequence ATGGGGACGACATCGATCCACCACGTACTAGAGATGCATCCGTCGCGCCGAGACGTCCTGCGGGCGACCGGAGCGATCACCGCCGGTAGCTTCCTGGCCCCGACGGCGGCGGCGCGACCCGAGTCGGGGAGCGTGCCGGGCTTCCATCGGGAGCCCTCGGCCGAAGGATCGTGGCCACAACAGCGCTACAGCGGGGCCCACACCGGCTACCACCCGACTGCCACCGGTCCGAAAACCGGCCTCGAGGAGCGGTGGCGCTTCGACGTCCGCCCGAGGGTCGGCCCCGTCGTCGACGACGATAGCGTCTATCTGGTCGGCGAGTCGTCCGATCCGGACGAACATCACGACGTCCTGTACGCGCTAGAGGCGGCCGACGGAGGCGTCCGCTGGGCGGTCGACCTCGAGGAACGAACGAACGCGCTCGCGCTCGACGCGCGGCGACTCTACGCGGGCGGCGACTCGCTTCGGGCCTACTCGCGCGCGGACGGCACCGTCGAGTGGACGTTCCCGATCGAGACCGGCGGCCCCTCGGAGGACGGCGGCCTCGCCCTCGCCGGGCGACGCCTCTACGTCACCGACGAGGAGACCGTCTACGGCGTCAACACGGTCTCCGGCGTGGTCGTCTGGCGACGGCCCCTCGGGGGCCGACTCACCCCGCCCGCCGTGTGCGGGAACTGCGTGTACGTCGGCCGCGTCGCGGGCGACCGCGGGCTGGACCGGACCGTCTTCGCCCTCGGTGCCCGGACGGGACGCGTTCGGTGGGAACACGACCTCGTCCCGCCGAGCGCCTCGGAGGCGAACCTCGTCGGCCCGCCGGTCGTCGCAAACGGGCGCGTCTACCTGCGGACGACCGCCGGCGGCGAGGAGGACATCTTCCGGACCCCGATCTACGGCCTCGTCTCGCTGGACCGGGCGACCGGCGGCGACGAGCGGCCGATCACCCGTACCTACGCCGGGTTCGACCTCCACCCGATCGCCGCGGGCGGCGGCCGGATCTACACGACGGCGGTCGATTTCACCTCCGTCTCCGGCATCGCCGTCCGCGACGCCGACGGGACGGGTGGCTGGACGATCCACGGCGACGACGGGGACGTCCACGTCTCGACGGCGCCGACGGTCGCCGGCGGCGTGCTCTACGTCGGGAGCGATTCGAGCAGGTTCGGCATCCTGACCGACGGGCTCTACGCGATCGACGCGGCGACGGGCGCGGTCCTGTCGACGCTCGACCTGGCGGTGATCGCGGCCCCGGTCGTCGTCGACGGGACGGTCTACGCGCGCTCGGAGCAGGCCCTGCACGCCATCGGGGAACCGGCTGCTGGCGAGGCGTAA
- a CDS encoding isocitrate/isopropylmalate dehydrogenase family protein, translating to MSYDIAVVPGDGIGPEVVDHAMPLVEEAADAHDVSISTTRYDWGSERYLSDGAMMPADALDRLRGYDAIFLGAVGHPDVPDHVTLHGLRLEITKGFKQHVCKRPSYLFEGITSPLREYAGGDIDFVVYRQNTEGEYADLGGREYAGFDNEVAVQSALFTREGTETIVRAAFEAATERDGKLTSITKSNAQAHGMVFWDDIVTEVGEEYPDVEVERLLVDAASMDFVRRPDEFDVIVASNLFGDVLTDLGAGIVGSLGLAPSSNVDPTRTHPSMFEPVHGSAFDITGEGVANPIGTVLSWELLWEHLDEGALAQALHDAVADQLADPGAPRTPDIGGDSGTEAVVNDLRTRIE from the coding sequence ATGAGCTACGATATAGCGGTCGTTCCGGGGGACGGCATCGGCCCCGAGGTCGTCGATCACGCGATGCCGCTCGTCGAGGAGGCCGCCGACGCCCACGACGTGTCGATCTCGACCACCCGGTACGACTGGGGCTCCGAGCGATACCTCTCGGATGGCGCGATGATGCCCGCGGACGCCCTCGACCGACTCCGGGGGTACGACGCGATCTTCCTCGGTGCCGTGGGTCACCCCGACGTCCCCGACCACGTGACCCTGCACGGCCTTCGCCTGGAGATCACGAAGGGGTTCAAACAGCACGTCTGCAAGCGGCCCTCGTATCTGTTCGAGGGGATCACCAGCCCGCTGCGGGAGTACGCCGGCGGCGACATCGACTTCGTCGTCTACCGACAGAACACCGAGGGCGAGTACGCCGACCTCGGCGGCCGGGAGTACGCGGGGTTCGACAACGAGGTCGCGGTCCAGAGCGCGCTGTTCACCCGCGAGGGGACCGAGACGATCGTTCGCGCGGCGTTCGAGGCCGCGACCGAGCGCGACGGGAAACTCACGAGCATCACGAAGTCCAACGCCCAGGCTCATGGAATGGTCTTCTGGGACGATATCGTGACCGAGGTCGGTGAGGAGTACCCCGACGTCGAGGTCGAACGGCTGCTCGTGGACGCCGCCTCGATGGACTTCGTCAGGCGCCCCGACGAGTTCGACGTCATCGTCGCCTCGAACCTCTTCGGCGACGTCCTCACCGATCTCGGCGCGGGTATCGTGGGGAGTCTGGGACTGGCTCCGTCGTCAAACGTCGACCCGACCCGAACCCACCCCTCGATGTTCGAACCAGTCCATGGAAGCGCCTTCGACATCACCGGCGAGGGAGTCGCGAACCCGATCGGGACCGTCCTCTCGTGGGAACTCCTCTGGGAGCACCTCGACGAGGGGGCGCTCGCGCAGGCGCTGCACGACGCGGTGGCGGACCAGCTCGCGGATCCCGGTGCCCCGCGCACCCCCGACATCGGCGGCGACTCGGGAACCGAGGCGGTCGTGAACGACCTCCGGACGCGGATCGAGTGA
- a CDS encoding twin-arginine translocation signal domain-containing protein has product MVERTTTDEAELQSNWTRRTFVAALGATGIAAATGSAQASDGDVVAEVEETSDGSVDLRAFDEVLGRLERAADALEFPARRIGATPRGEQHGATHWGIHFETEKAIHLGEATVDADESGTFRAVVGRYDGDSHFAPVHERDVSVDAGLNTIDLDMALEPGEYLLTRDGSFPLRRAAWSGWESQSRDGLELKGGANPNYADNRYWYYYFDLNVAAHEDAHL; this is encoded by the coding sequence ATGGTTGAACGAACGACTACGGACGAAGCGGAACTGCAGAGCAACTGGACGCGACGGACGTTCGTCGCGGCCCTCGGCGCGACCGGTATCGCCGCCGCAACGGGCAGCGCACAGGCCAGCGACGGCGACGTCGTCGCCGAGGTCGAGGAGACGAGCGACGGGAGCGTCGACCTCCGGGCGTTCGACGAGGTGCTCGGCCGCCTCGAGCGCGCCGCCGACGCCCTCGAGTTCCCCGCCCGGCGGATCGGTGCGACGCCACGGGGCGAACAGCACGGTGCGACCCACTGGGGGATCCACTTCGAGACGGAGAAGGCGATCCACCTCGGCGAGGCGACCGTCGACGCCGACGAATCGGGCACGTTCAGGGCGGTCGTCGGGCGCTACGACGGCGACAGCCACTTCGCCCCGGTCCACGAACGCGACGTCAGCGTCGATGCGGGGCTCAACACGATCGACCTCGACATGGCCCTCGAACCCGGCGAGTACCTCCTGACGCGCGACGGGAGCTTCCCGCTGCGCCGCGCCGCGTGGTCGGGCTGGGAGAGCCAGAGCCGCGACGGCCTCGAACTCAAGGGCGGCGCGAACCCGAACTACGCGGACAACCGCTACTGGTACTACTACTTCGACCTGAACGTCGCCGCACACGAAGACGCCCACCTCTGA
- a CDS encoding pyridoxal phosphate-dependent aminotransferase, with product MTDRSVSARVARIEPQRIRRLFDLATDHDGDVVHLELGEPDFPTPEHVVDAAATAAREGETGYTPNAGIDPLRRAVADRLRADGVDADPDRVVVTTGGVEALYLTLLTVTDPGDEVVVPTPAWPNPFSQARLAGTEPVEVPLSPADGFALDADRLIDAIGDRTGAVVVTSPSNPTGRVFETAAMERVVEAAARHDAYVVADEVYHELAYDRHPERLAAVTEYPERVITVDSCSKTYAMTGWRVGWLSGPEAVTAAVTKIHESTTSCVNTPAQHAALAALTGPDEPVREMRAAFERRRDAIVDRLREIPGVSTTRPEGAFYAFVDASDLSGSSMDVAKRLLFEYDVVAAPGSAFGEAGEGYLRFSFANDLGRIELGLERFERMVREGRGR from the coding sequence ATGACCGACCGTTCCGTGTCAGCCCGAGTCGCCCGGATCGAACCCCAGCGGATCCGGCGGCTGTTCGACCTCGCGACCGACCACGACGGCGACGTGGTCCACCTCGAACTCGGGGAACCCGACTTCCCCACGCCGGAACACGTCGTCGACGCCGCGGCGACGGCGGCCCGCGAGGGGGAAACCGGCTACACGCCCAACGCGGGGATCGACCCGCTCAGACGGGCCGTCGCCGACCGACTGCGCGCCGACGGCGTCGACGCGGACCCCGACCGGGTGGTCGTGACGACCGGCGGCGTCGAGGCGCTCTACCTGACGCTGTTGACGGTGACCGACCCCGGCGACGAGGTGGTCGTGCCGACGCCGGCCTGGCCGAACCCGTTCTCGCAGGCCCGTCTGGCGGGGACGGAGCCCGTCGAGGTTCCGCTATCCCCCGCCGACGGCTTCGCTCTCGACGCCGACCGACTGATCGACGCCATCGGCGACCGGACCGGCGCCGTCGTGGTGACCTCGCCGTCGAACCCCACCGGTCGCGTGTTCGAGACGGCGGCGATGGAGCGGGTCGTCGAGGCCGCCGCCCGCCACGACGCCTACGTCGTCGCCGACGAGGTCTACCACGAACTCGCCTACGACCGCCACCCCGAACGCCTCGCGGCCGTCACCGAGTATCCCGAACGGGTGATCACCGTCGATTCGTGTTCGAAGACCTACGCGATGACGGGCTGGCGCGTCGGCTGGCTCAGCGGCCCCGAAGCGGTGACGGCGGCGGTGACGAAGATCCACGAGAGCACGACCTCGTGCGTGAACACGCCCGCCCAGCACGCCGCCCTCGCCGCGCTGACCGGCCCCGACGAACCGGTCCGGGAGATGCGGGCGGCCTTCGAGCGCCGTCGGGACGCGATCGTCGACCGACTCCGCGAGATCCCGGGCGTCTCGACGACGCGGCCCGAGGGCGCCTTCTACGCGTTCGTCGACGCGAGCGACCTGTCGGGGTCGAGCATGGACGTCGCAAAGCGCCTGCTGTTCGAGTACGACGTGGTCGCCGCCCCCGGAAGCGCCTTCGGCGAGGCCGGGGAGGGCTACCTCCGGTTCAGTTTCGCGAACGACCTCGGCCGGATCGAACTGGGGCTGGAGCGCTTCGAGCGGATGGTCCGCGAGGGACGGGGGCGCTGA
- a CDS encoding halocyanin domain-containing protein, producing MSTIEPCPNVGRRRFLTTAAALSVGGATLGTARPVSAQEAVDLTDWFADVSNYAGIVDERGAARVTVAVGAEGNGGGFAFGPAAVRVDPGTTVVWEWTGEGGAHNVVDEDGAYESDMVGDAGTTFEHAFETAGVSRYVCAPHEPMGMKGAVVVGDVAVATPAPTSEPDAEYEYVAREPDYGDWFDDVDNFEGTVDMRGREEVRIRVGVDGNGGGFALSPPAINVDPGTRVVWEWVGEDGPHWFAAADGSYASPEQSRGEYGLVFDGVGISKYACEPHEAAGMKGAVVVGDALEGVYDVTTTHLTVLGSLGAALLSPLAFGAFLWARGRREDDRRD from the coding sequence ATGAGTACGATCGAACCCTGCCCGAACGTCGGCCGCCGACGATTCCTGACGACGGCAGCAGCCCTCTCGGTCGGTGGAGCGACTCTTGGCACCGCGCGTCCGGTCAGCGCACAGGAGGCGGTCGACCTCACCGACTGGTTCGCCGACGTCTCGAACTACGCGGGGATCGTCGACGAGCGCGGGGCGGCACGCGTCACGGTCGCCGTGGGAGCCGAGGGCAACGGCGGCGGGTTCGCCTTCGGCCCGGCGGCCGTCCGCGTCGATCCCGGCACGACCGTCGTCTGGGAGTGGACCGGCGAGGGCGGCGCGCACAACGTCGTCGACGAGGACGGCGCCTACGAGAGCGACATGGTCGGGGATGCGGGTACGACGTTCGAGCACGCCTTCGAGACGGCGGGCGTCTCCAGATACGTGTGCGCTCCCCACGAGCCGATGGGGATGAAAGGCGCGGTCGTCGTCGGCGACGTCGCCGTCGCGACGCCCGCACCGACCTCGGAGCCGGACGCTGAGTACGAGTACGTCGCGCGCGAGCCCGACTACGGCGACTGGTTCGACGACGTCGACAACTTCGAGGGGACGGTCGACATGCGCGGCCGCGAGGAGGTGCGAATCCGGGTCGGTGTGGACGGAAACGGCGGCGGATTCGCGCTCTCCCCGCCCGCCATCAACGTCGACCCGGGGACGCGAGTCGTCTGGGAGTGGGTCGGCGAGGACGGTCCGCACTGGTTCGCGGCCGCCGACGGGAGTTATGCCAGCCCGGAGCAGTCGAGAGGCGAGTACGGTCTCGTCTTCGACGGCGTGGGGATCAGCAAATACGCGTGCGAGCCCCACGAGGCCGCCGGGATGAAGGGTGCGGTCGTCGTGGGTGACGCCCTCGAGGGGGTCTACGACGTGACGACCACACACCTCACGGTGCTCGGAAGCCTCGGCGCCGCGCTCCTCTCGCCCCTGGCGTTCGGGGCGTTCCTGTGGGCCCGCGGCCGTCGCGAGGACGACCGTCGCGATTGA
- the nirK gene encoding copper-containing nitrite reductase — MTTTMTRRQVLQTTGVVGTAALAGCTVGAPPTNDVRAKQMLAEESLGAAHPVDVDRIAADPRAIPKPITRTSPETVEVELETVELVAEVEPGVTFTYMTFNGQVPGPFIRTRVGDTVDLTIRNNEDSAMAHNVDFHATRGPGGGAEATTVAPGEEKHLRFKVTYPGAFVYHCAVANVDYHISAGMFGLILVEPEEGLPEVDHEFYIGQHELYTNGTTGQEGHHEFDFDRMAMEDPTYVLMNGEKHAISPGKYAEMTVKTGETARVFYAVGGPNLLSSLHPIGSVFDEVWEQGALASEPMRYVQTTPVLPGSACVATMSFPVPGDFKLVDHALSRVARKGALAVITAEGPENPEIFEPVD, encoded by the coding sequence ATGACGACCACTATGACGCGGCGGCAGGTGCTCCAGACGACCGGTGTCGTCGGGACGGCGGCGTTGGCCGGCTGTACCGTCGGCGCCCCCCCGACCAACGACGTGCGGGCGAAGCAGATGCTGGCCGAGGAGAGCCTCGGTGCGGCTCACCCCGTCGACGTCGACCGGATCGCGGCCGATCCCCGGGCGATCCCGAAACCCATCACTCGGACGTCGCCGGAGACGGTCGAGGTCGAACTGGAGACGGTCGAACTGGTCGCGGAGGTCGAACCCGGCGTCACGTTCACGTACATGACGTTCAACGGGCAGGTCCCGGGCCCGTTCATCCGCACCCGCGTGGGGGATACGGTGGATCTCACCATCCGCAACAACGAGGACAGCGCGATGGCCCACAACGTGGACTTCCACGCGACCCGCGGCCCGGGCGGCGGCGCGGAGGCGACGACCGTCGCCCCCGGCGAGGAGAAACACCTGCGGTTCAAGGTGACCTACCCCGGCGCGTTCGTCTACCACTGTGCGGTCGCGAACGTCGACTACCACATCTCGGCGGGAATGTTCGGCCTCATCCTCGTCGAACCCGAGGAGGGACTACCCGAGGTGGACCACGAGTTCTACATCGGCCAGCACGAACTCTACACGAACGGGACGACCGGCCAGGAGGGCCACCACGAGTTCGACTTCGACCGCATGGCGATGGAGGACCCGACGTACGTCCTGATGAACGGCGAGAAGCACGCGATCTCGCCCGGCAAATACGCCGAGATGACCGTGAAGACGGGCGAGACCGCCCGGGTCTTCTACGCGGTCGGCGGGCCGAACCTGCTGAGCAGCCTCCACCCGATCGGCAGCGTCTTCGACGAGGTCTGGGAGCAGGGCGCGCTGGCGAGCGAACCGATGCGCTACGTCCAGACGACGCCCGTGCTCCCGGGAAGCGCGTGTGTCGCGACGATGTCGTTCCCGGTTCCGGGGGACTTCAAGCTCGTCGACCACGCGCTGTCGCGGGTCGCTCGCAAGGGGGCGCTCGCGGTCATCACCGCGGAGGGGCCGGAGAACCCCGAGATATTCGAGCCGGTCGACTAG